In Blastopirellula sp. J2-11, a single genomic region encodes these proteins:
- a CDS encoding response regulator transcription factor, translating to MNQQKVVYVLDDDRDARISLASVVQSLGYPAIEFESAESFLEQFDPGRRGCVVADVRMGGISGVDLVHRLQEQDLNLPVVVVTGYADVRLAVRAMQAGATTFLEKVGRPGEIAEAIQQAMEQEEAQFHRISERDGYRSRIDSLSADERDVLLRVLEGKPNKVIKKELDIGLRTAELRRANVMRKMGARSLAELVRMTLVAGVPRSEKAQESSSSNSASIVS from the coding sequence ATGAACCAACAAAAAGTCGTATATGTATTGGATGATGATCGCGATGCGCGAATTTCGCTTGCATCGGTCGTCCAGTCGCTAGGCTATCCGGCGATAGAGTTTGAGTCGGCGGAGAGCTTTCTCGAACAGTTTGATCCTGGTCGACGCGGTTGCGTCGTCGCGGATGTTCGAATGGGCGGGATCTCTGGCGTCGATCTTGTGCATCGTCTGCAAGAGCAAGATTTGAACTTGCCGGTCGTCGTGGTCACGGGATACGCCGATGTCCGCCTGGCTGTTCGCGCTATGCAGGCGGGCGCTACTACATTTCTGGAAAAAGTGGGACGTCCCGGCGAGATCGCCGAAGCGATCCAACAGGCGATGGAGCAAGAGGAAGCCCAATTTCACCGGATCTCAGAGCGAGATGGCTATCGATCGCGGATTGATTCGCTCTCGGCGGACGAACGCGACGTCTTGTTGCGCGTCTTGGAAGGGAAGCCAAACAAGGTGATCAAGAAGGAATTGGACATCGGTTTGCGTACGGCTGAACTTCGTCGGGCGAATGTGATGCGCAAGATGGGCGCACGCAGCTTGGCCGAGTTGGTCCGCATGACCCTGGTCGCCGGAGTTCCGCGGTCCGAAAAGGCGCAGGAGTCATCTTCGTCCAATTCAGCATCGATCGTTTCGTAG
- the aroB gene encoding 3-dehydroquinate synthase: protein MQLSERSYDIEIGAGIIDTAPQFFAARTKISHAILVTDEDVRPLYAERIAAACAAAGMRTTLLCVPTGETSKSIAMADQLWNQSLAEGADRKTVVIAVGGGVVGDLAGFLAATFARGLSFFQVPTTLLAQVDSSVGGKVGVNLPTAKNMVGAFWQPQGVLIDVDVLSTLPEREYRAGLAEVVKYGVILDPDFFAYLEANVAAIQRRDRKALTQVIARCCQLKADVVQADERETTGLRAVLNYGHTFCHAFEATCGYGQLLHGEAVSIGMLCASRLAESLGRIAPDVTQRQQNLLSELGLPTVPPQVDIDLVMAAMQRDKKVEHGKLQFVLPTKLGRVELVGDVPVMLAKQAINDAV from the coding sequence GTGCAATTGAGCGAACGCAGCTACGATATTGAAATTGGCGCGGGGATTATCGACACGGCGCCCCAATTTTTTGCAGCGCGAACCAAAATATCGCACGCGATCTTGGTCACCGACGAAGACGTGCGCCCTCTCTACGCTGAACGAATCGCCGCAGCTTGCGCCGCGGCAGGGATGCGCACGACGCTGTTGTGCGTACCAACCGGCGAAACCAGCAAATCGATCGCGATGGCCGATCAGCTTTGGAACCAAAGCCTGGCCGAAGGCGCGGACCGCAAAACGGTAGTTATCGCCGTGGGTGGCGGAGTGGTCGGCGATCTGGCCGGCTTTCTCGCGGCAACCTTTGCCCGCGGACTCTCGTTTTTTCAGGTGCCGACAACACTGTTGGCGCAAGTCGACAGTAGCGTGGGAGGCAAAGTCGGCGTCAATCTTCCTACCGCCAAGAACATGGTCGGCGCGTTTTGGCAGCCGCAGGGAGTTTTGATCGATGTTGACGTCTTGTCGACGCTCCCCGAACGAGAATATCGCGCCGGTCTGGCCGAAGTGGTCAAATATGGGGTGATTTTGGACCCCGACTTTTTCGCATACTTGGAAGCGAATGTCGCGGCGATTCAGCGGCGCGATCGGAAAGCACTGACGCAGGTGATCGCTCGGTGCTGCCAGCTGAAAGCAGATGTCGTGCAAGCAGACGAACGGGAGACAACCGGTTTGCGCGCGGTACTGAACTATGGCCATACGTTTTGTCATGCTTTTGAAGCGACGTGCGGCTATGGTCAGTTGCTGCATGGGGAAGCGGTTTCGATCGGTATGTTGTGCGCTTCGCGGCTCGCGGAATCGCTGGGCCGGATAGCGCCCGACGTCACGCAACGTCAACAGAACCTGTTGTCAGAGCTTGGTTTACCGACGGTTCCTCCCCAAGTTGATATCGACCTGGTCATGGCGGCGATGCAACGAGATAAGAAAGTGGAACACGGCAAGTTGCAATTCGTGCTGCCGACGAAGCTGGGTAGGGTGGAACTCGTAGGTGATGTTCCCGTTATGCTGGCGAAACAGGCGATCAACGACGCGGTATAA
- a CDS encoding rhomboid family intramembrane serine protease translates to MRQIGAIATDQEAARFVDYLLTQGIEAKSDPRNGEFVVWIHDESHIDQARSELQAYLSNPSDQRYADASKEANSIRKVEYLKNEQRRKNMHDMRGKLGGAGMMSRMAPVTMTIMWICIGVTAVSFFAPNFVPGLKGNWLIDWLTFAPYSMLPAAMLKHDPFVAIEAGQVWRLITPIFPHGGLMHIAFNMYMWYSFGGILERRLGSGRYLLMVLGLAIFGNVAAASASIFITGNASELYAIGISGVLFGLFGFAWVKSTFEPQFGIYLPSQSVLMMMLWFGLCWLGFVGNIANWGHTCGLIAGVIAGFIPSRP, encoded by the coding sequence ATGCGGCAAATCGGCGCGATTGCAACGGATCAAGAAGCGGCCCGCTTCGTCGACTACCTTTTGACGCAAGGGATCGAAGCGAAGTCCGATCCGCGAAACGGCGAGTTCGTCGTCTGGATTCATGACGAATCGCACATCGACCAGGCGCGCAGCGAGCTTCAGGCCTATCTTTCGAACCCCAGCGACCAGCGCTACGCTGACGCTTCGAAAGAAGCGAATTCGATTCGAAAGGTGGAATACCTGAAGAACGAACAACGCCGCAAGAATATGCATGACATGCGAGGCAAGTTAGGGGGGGCCGGCATGATGTCGCGCATGGCTCCGGTCACCATGACCATCATGTGGATCTGCATCGGCGTGACGGCGGTCAGCTTTTTCGCCCCCAATTTTGTGCCGGGATTGAAGGGCAACTGGTTGATCGACTGGCTGACCTTCGCCCCTTATTCCATGTTGCCGGCGGCGATGCTCAAGCACGATCCGTTTGTCGCGATCGAAGCCGGACAGGTTTGGCGCTTGATCACGCCGATCTTTCCGCACGGCGGTCTGATGCACATCGCTTTTAATATGTACATGTGGTACTCGTTTGGCGGAATCTTAGAACGCCGTTTGGGATCGGGCCGCTACTTGCTGATGGTGCTGGGGCTAGCGATCTTTGGCAACGTTGCGGCGGCGTCGGCGTCAATTTTTATTACCGGCAACGCCAGCGAACTTTATGCGATCGGCATCTCCGGCGTCTTGTTTGGACTGTTTGGTTTCGCCTGGGTGAAGTCGACCTTTGAGCCGCAGTTTGGCATCTACCTGCCAAGTCAGTCGGTGCTGATGATGATGCTTTGGTTCGGGCTTTGCTGGCTCGGTTTTGTCGGCAATATCGCCAACTGGGGTCATACCTGCGGACTCATCGCCGGAGTGATCGCCGGATTCATTCCGAGCCGTCCGTGA
- a CDS encoding glycosyltransferase family 2 protein has protein sequence MPASMIAPRTSSPRDSFDWEGETITAMDRRLDEIDRLSQALAADQTEQRCAPCDYHFPPGFRLSVVIPVYNERETIEKIVRRIHQLPIDTEIIVVDDCSTDGTRDVLARIAHYVDLKIKYHDQNQGKGAALRTGFAAASGEVVIVQDADLEYEPRDILTVIQPILEGEADVAYGSRFSEARHVNSSWIHRAGNRCLTWLSNFTTGLKITDMETCYKAIRTSALRSVTIEQDRFGFEPEITAKLARRSFRIVERPISYNARSWKSGKKIGMRDAIQAIWCILRYGWRD, from the coding sequence ATGCCAGCCTCTATGATTGCGCCGCGAACCAGTTCGCCGCGTGACTCCTTCGATTGGGAAGGAGAAACCATTACTGCAATGGATCGCCGCTTGGACGAGATTGACCGTCTGTCGCAAGCGCTGGCGGCCGATCAAACCGAGCAGCGCTGCGCTCCGTGCGACTATCATTTTCCGCCCGGCTTTCGGTTGAGCGTTGTGATCCCTGTTTACAACGAGCGCGAAACGATTGAAAAGATTGTCCGTCGGATTCATCAGTTACCGATCGACACCGAGATCATCGTGGTCGACGATTGCAGCACCGACGGCACGCGCGACGTGTTGGCCCGGATTGCGCATTACGTCGATCTGAAGATCAAGTATCACGACCAAAACCAGGGCAAAGGGGCCGCTTTGCGAACCGGTTTCGCCGCGGCGAGCGGCGAAGTTGTCATCGTGCAAGACGCCGATCTTGAATACGAGCCGCGCGATATCCTGACGGTGATTCAGCCGATTCTCGAAGGAGAAGCGGACGTCGCCTATGGATCGCGATTTAGCGAAGCGCGTCATGTGAACTCGTCTTGGATTCATCGCGCCGGAAATCGCTGTTTGACCTGGCTGTCGAATTTTACGACCGGACTGAAAATCACCGACATGGAGACATGTTACAAGGCGATTCGGACTTCGGCCCTGCGCTCGGTGACAATCGAGCAAGACCGTTTCGGGTTTGAGCCCGAAATTACCGCCAAGCTCGCTCGCCGCAGCTTTCGTATCGTGGAGCGACCGATTTCATACAACGCGCGCAGCTGGAAAAGCGGCAAGAAGATCGGCATGCGTGACGCAATTCAGGCGATTTGGTGCATTCTGCGTTACGGATGGCGCGATTAG
- the rpiB gene encoding ribose 5-phosphate isomerase B: MKIVVASDHAGFHYKQAILEHLQKLGHEATDYGTFSAESCDYPDFIMPAAQAVADGKFERGIVLGGSGNGEAIAANRIRGVRCAYCWSVETAQLGRKHNNANVIAIGERLIELPLALEIVDAWLVGEFEGGRHQRRIEKLDEFEG, encoded by the coding sequence ATGAAGATCGTCGTCGCTTCCGACCACGCCGGCTTTCACTACAAGCAAGCGATTTTGGAGCATTTGCAGAAACTGGGACACGAAGCTACCGATTACGGCACGTTTTCAGCCGAGTCATGCGACTATCCCGATTTCATCATGCCAGCCGCTCAGGCAGTCGCCGATGGTAAATTTGAGCGAGGAATCGTTCTCGGAGGTTCCGGCAACGGAGAGGCGATCGCCGCCAATCGGATCCGCGGCGTACGCTGCGCTTATTGCTGGAGCGTCGAGACTGCCCAGCTAGGCCGAAAGCACAACAACGCCAATGTGATCGCGATCGGCGAACGTCTGATCGAGTTGCCGCTGGCGCTAGAAATTGTCGACGCTTGGCTCGTTGGCGAGTTTGAAGGGGGCCGACATCAACGTCGCATCGAGAAGCTCGACGAGTTTGAAGGCTAG
- a CDS encoding lipoyl domain-containing protein, with amino-acid sequence MSEVRQVPLILPDLGLDDSTLRASMWLVPKGKPVYRGDRLLEVFAGEVTFDVVAPESGVLSMKMVDEDDRIEVGQLLGAIVASEELN; translated from the coding sequence ATGTCAGAAGTTCGCCAAGTTCCCTTGATATTGCCCGACCTCGGTTTGGATGACTCGACGCTTCGCGCCAGCATGTGGCTGGTTCCGAAGGGGAAGCCGGTCTACCGCGGAGATCGTTTGCTCGAAGTCTTCGCCGGCGAAGTGACGTTTGACGTCGTCGCCCCCGAGTCGGGCGTCCTCTCGATGAAGATGGTCGATGAAGACGATCGAATTGAAGTGGGGCAGTTGCTTGGCGCCATCGTTGCTAGCGAAGAGCTAAATTAG
- a CDS encoding PDZ domain-containing protein, which produces MKSNWYSQGLMLAAMAATVGGGNLLAAQEGNNDAKVVEAKPVEAKPADEAKPEKQEAKQNFWIGAKMAAEVPALLKRHLPQLADKGVYVEAVFDGSPASQAGLEADDVLLELNGRPLAEARKLVEAVRGGEGETLKLVVLHNGKETTLEVSPRPMTQADVAAITQAQMMHGMSEQLPSDAMRMRFFGPGQLMPQAGAMRALPQAGQNITVQIEHQGDQPAKLHIEKDGKSYDITADQLDQLPEDIRPLIERSLGGMPFGQQGEIDIESLLPQGAPDAMMQQQLQQIHKMLEEMKAQMRGQMQGQPQPPAVKDDHAI; this is translated from the coding sequence ATGAAATCGAATTGGTATTCCCAAGGCTTGATGTTGGCTGCGATGGCGGCGACAGTCGGCGGCGGCAATTTGCTGGCGGCGCAAGAAGGAAATAACGACGCCAAAGTCGTTGAAGCCAAGCCGGTGGAGGCCAAACCGGCTGATGAAGCGAAGCCCGAGAAACAAGAGGCCAAGCAGAACTTTTGGATCGGCGCCAAGATGGCCGCCGAAGTGCCTGCCCTACTCAAGCGACATCTGCCGCAACTGGCCGACAAAGGCGTCTATGTCGAAGCGGTGTTTGACGGCAGCCCGGCGTCGCAAGCGGGGCTAGAAGCGGACGACGTGCTGCTTGAGTTGAACGGGCGCCCGTTGGCGGAAGCTCGCAAGTTGGTCGAAGCGGTGCGCGGCGGCGAAGGAGAGACGCTCAAGTTGGTCGTACTGCACAACGGCAAAGAAACGACGTTGGAAGTGAGCCCCCGGCCGATGACGCAAGCAGACGTCGCGGCGATCACCCAAGCACAAATGATGCACGGCATGTCAGAGCAACTGCCGAGCGATGCGATGCGGATGCGATTTTTTGGTCCTGGGCAACTGATGCCGCAGGCCGGCGCAATGCGTGCTCTGCCGCAAGCGGGTCAGAACATCACCGTTCAGATCGAGCACCAAGGGGACCAGCCGGCGAAGCTGCATATCGAAAAAGATGGCAAGTCTTACGATATCACCGCCGACCAACTGGATCAGTTGCCGGAAGATATTCGCCCGCTCATTGAGCGATCCTTGGGCGGCATGCCGTTTGGCCAGCAGGGCGAAATCGATATTGAATCGCTGCTGCCGCAAGGCGCGCCGGACGCCATGATGCAACAGCAACTGCAGCAGATCCACAAGATGCTCGAAGAGATGAAAGCTCAGATGCGCGGCCAAATGCAGGGACAACCGCAACCGCCGGCAGTGAAAGACGATCACGCAATCTAA
- a CDS encoding RNA polymerase sigma factor encodes MSSSADNRMKPDWPAILAEHEQWLRAVLYARLRNKDDVEDAFQETFAAAISGSDKLRDLERVGPWLYQIAIRQALLFRRKQGRQQRKIEQFAQQAGSPAERDPLGWLLADERQQQVRAALAELPQRDAEILLLKYLEDWSYQQIADRIGASHSAVEARLHRARGRLRDKLRARNVAGATRR; translated from the coding sequence TTGTCCAGCAGCGCAGACAACCGCATGAAGCCCGACTGGCCAGCCATTCTTGCTGAACACGAGCAATGGCTGCGCGCGGTCTTGTATGCACGCTTGCGCAACAAGGACGATGTTGAGGATGCGTTTCAAGAGACGTTCGCCGCGGCGATATCGGGCAGCGACAAGCTGCGTGATCTGGAGCGCGTCGGACCATGGCTGTACCAGATTGCGATCCGTCAGGCGTTGCTATTCCGGCGAAAGCAGGGGCGACAGCAACGCAAGATCGAGCAATTTGCTCAGCAGGCCGGATCGCCGGCCGAGCGGGATCCGCTCGGTTGGCTTCTGGCGGATGAACGGCAGCAGCAAGTCCGCGCAGCGCTTGCGGAACTTCCGCAGCGCGATGCCGAGATTTTGCTGCTGAAGTATTTGGAAGATTGGAGTTACCAGCAAATCGCCGACAGGATCGGCGCGAGCCATAGCGCAGTGGAAGCGCGACTGCATCGGGCTCGCGGGCGACTACGCGACAAACTACGTGCCAGGAACGTCGCAGGAGCGACTCGCCGATGA
- a CDS encoding aldose epimerase family protein, whose protein sequence is MSIASQPFGQTADGQEVTLFTVKNGDLEMELINYGATIVSLKCPDKNGVLANVTVGLDDVDLYEGGHPYFGATVGRFANRIAQGKFSLDGKEYSLALNNGENTLHGGTKGFSRYVWNAQEVKEANSVGVAFTRTSPDGEEGYPGALTVTVKYLLTDDNQLVMDYTATTDAATVLNLTNHCYWNLAGVGSGKVYDHQLKLESNAYLPVSDALIPTGEEAPVKGTPMDFTMFKPVGQDLQATGGDPVGYDHCFVLGSHGKSALAATIKDPKSGRVMEVYTTQPGIQFYTGNFLSGLPAEARTGQHEAFCLETQHYPDTPNQPNFPTSTLKPGEKFHEQTVHKFRVEK, encoded by the coding sequence ATGTCGATTGCATCTCAACCCTTCGGCCAAACCGCCGACGGCCAAGAGGTCACCCTGTTCACGGTCAAGAATGGGGATCTGGAAATGGAACTGATCAATTACGGGGCGACCATCGTTTCGCTGAAATGCCCCGACAAGAATGGAGTGCTCGCCAACGTCACCGTTGGCTTGGACGACGTCGACCTGTATGAAGGGGGCCATCCTTATTTCGGCGCGACGGTCGGTCGCTTCGCGAACCGGATCGCCCAAGGAAAATTCTCGCTCGACGGCAAAGAATATAGCCTGGCCTTAAACAACGGCGAAAACACGCTGCACGGCGGAACCAAAGGTTTTAGCCGCTACGTCTGGAACGCCCAAGAAGTAAAAGAGGCCAACAGCGTCGGCGTCGCTTTTACGCGCACCAGTCCCGACGGCGAAGAAGGGTATCCCGGCGCTTTGACGGTCACGGTCAAATATCTGTTGACCGACGACAATCAGTTGGTCATGGATTACACCGCGACCACCGACGCTGCGACTGTGTTGAACTTGACCAATCATTGCTATTGGAATTTGGCCGGAGTCGGCAGCGGCAAGGTTTACGATCACCAACTGAAGTTGGAATCCAACGCCTATCTGCCGGTCAGCGACGCGCTCATTCCGACCGGCGAAGAAGCGCCCGTCAAAGGGACGCCGATGGACTTCACCATGTTCAAACCGGTCGGCCAAGATCTGCAAGCCACCGGCGGCGATCCGGTTGGCTACGATCATTGCTTCGTCCTGGGGAGTCACGGCAAGTCTGCTTTGGCCGCGACCATCAAAGATCCCAAGTCAGGCCGCGTGATGGAGGTCTACACTACCCAGCCCGGCATCCAGTTCTATACCGGCAACTTTTTGAGCGGCCTACCGGCTGAAGCTCGGACCGGCCAGCACGAAGCGTTCTGTCTCGAAACGCAACATTACCCCGACACGCCGAACCAACCGAACTTCCCGACCAGCACGTTGAAGCCGGGCGAAAAATTTCATGAGCAGACGGTGCATAAGTTTCGCGTCGAGAAGTAG
- a CDS encoding sugar phosphate isomerase/epimerase family protein: MKFGICNETFQDWPLARGFEYAKNAGYTGVEIAPFTMAKSAYDITPQQREETRRAAEDAGVTVIGLHWLLAKTEGFYLTTPDDEVRNRTSDYFAELARLCRDLGGTIMVLGSPQQRNLLPGVTEAEAMKLAADCLRRAMPTLEECGITLALEPLGPAEGDFLLTAEKGLELREMIDSPNCQLHLDVKAMSSETKPIPQIIRDSVPHIAHFHANDANKLGPGMGDIDFHPIFAALKEVNYDGWVSVEVFNYEPGLEALVDGSLKYMQSCLG, translated from the coding sequence ATGAAATTCGGTATCTGCAACGAGACCTTCCAAGACTGGCCTCTGGCCCGCGGTTTTGAATACGCCAAAAACGCTGGCTATACCGGCGTCGAAATCGCCCCCTTCACGATGGCCAAAAGCGCCTATGACATTACGCCGCAGCAGCGTGAAGAGACGCGTCGCGCCGCCGAAGACGCAGGCGTCACCGTGATCGGCCTCCACTGGCTGTTGGCGAAAACCGAAGGTTTTTATCTGACGACGCCCGACGACGAAGTCCGCAATCGCACCAGCGATTACTTCGCCGAACTAGCGCGACTCTGTCGCGATCTGGGGGGCACGATCATGGTGCTGGGAAGCCCGCAGCAGCGCAATCTATTGCCCGGCGTGACCGAAGCTGAAGCGATGAAGCTCGCGGCCGATTGTCTCCGCCGCGCGATGCCGACGCTGGAAGAATGCGGCATTACGCTCGCCCTTGAACCGCTCGGCCCTGCCGAAGGGGACTTCTTGCTAACCGCCGAAAAGGGGCTCGAACTGCGCGAGATGATCGACTCCCCCAACTGCCAATTGCACTTGGACGTGAAAGCGATGTCGAGCGAGACCAAACCGATCCCGCAGATCATCCGCGACAGCGTACCCCACATCGCCCACTTCCACGCTAACGACGCCAACAAGCTGGGCCCCGGCATGGGCGACATCGACTTCCACCCCATCTTCGCCGCACTCAAAGAAGTCAACTACGACGGCTGGGTCTCGGTCGAAGTCTTCAACTATGAACCAGGCCTCGAAGCGCTGGTCGACGGCAGCTTGAAGTATATGCAGAGCTGCCTGGGCTAA
- a CDS encoding GlsB/YeaQ/YmgE family stress response membrane protein, whose translation MTLFEILLFLIVAAICGGVARSLVGGTNGGCFVSIAVAFVGSMLGGKLAQFTGMPEPLPIEIGGVQLPIIWSIIGGALFVAALRLISGGGRKE comes from the coding sequence ATGACCCTGTTTGAAATCTTGCTGTTTCTGATTGTCGCCGCAATTTGCGGCGGCGTCGCGCGCAGCCTGGTCGGCGGCACCAACGGCGGCTGCTTTGTATCAATCGCTGTCGCGTTCGTCGGCTCGATGCTCGGCGGCAAACTAGCGCAGTTCACCGGCATGCCCGAGCCGTTGCCGATCGAAATCGGCGGAGTGCAACTTCCCATCATCTGGTCGATCATCGGCGGCGCGTTGTTTGTGGCGGCCCTCCGGTTGATCAGCGGCGGCGGTCGCAAAGAATAA
- a CDS encoding replication-associated recombination protein A: protein MSSLFEKAEAKNFDRIRPLAARMRPRTLEEFAGQTHFLGEGKLLRRLIQADRLNSVLFYGPPGTGKTTLAQLLARECRSRFEQLNAVTSGVKELREVLQKAKDEIAVGGRRTLLFIDEIHRFNKSQQDALLPDVENGIVILVGATTSNPFFAVNSALVSRSQVFQFQPLSPSDIKQLIHRALADKSVGLGNIPINIHEDAIHFLAEVSDGDARRALNALEIGVLSSKERPVEFTQELAAESVQRKAVQYDRDGDSHYDAASALIKSIRGSDPDAALYWLARMLEGGEDVRFLTRRLVILASEDVGNADPRALTLAVSAMQACEFIGLPECQLTLSQTVAYLACAPKSNAATIAIGEAVQDVREGRLIPVPVHLRDAHYQGAKTLGHGADYQYAHNADDGVAAQDYLGVDREYYRPVPRGFEAELAERLKSIRAKLRTAKETSSPAEEPKA from the coding sequence GTGTCCTCTTTATTCGAAAAAGCGGAAGCGAAAAACTTTGATCGCATCCGTCCGCTCGCCGCGCGGATGCGTCCCCGCACGCTCGAAGAGTTCGCCGGACAAACGCACTTTCTGGGCGAAGGGAAGCTGCTACGCCGGCTGATTCAGGCCGATCGGCTCAACTCGGTCCTCTTTTACGGTCCCCCTGGAACCGGCAAAACGACCCTGGCGCAACTGTTGGCCCGCGAATGCCGGAGCCGCTTCGAGCAACTCAACGCGGTCACCAGCGGCGTGAAAGAACTTCGCGAAGTCCTGCAAAAGGCGAAAGATGAGATCGCCGTCGGCGGCCGCCGCACATTGCTCTTCATCGACGAGATCCACCGCTTCAACAAGTCGCAGCAAGACGCGCTGTTGCCAGATGTCGAAAATGGAATCGTCATCCTGGTCGGCGCGACGACCAGCAATCCCTTCTTCGCCGTCAACAGCGCCCTGGTCAGCCGCAGCCAGGTCTTTCAGTTTCAACCGTTGTCGCCTAGCGACATTAAGCAGTTGATCCACCGCGCGCTGGCCGACAAGTCGGTAGGGCTCGGCAATATCCCGATCAACATCCACGAAGACGCGATCCACTTTTTGGCCGAAGTCAGTGACGGCGATGCGCGTCGCGCGCTGAACGCCTTAGAGATCGGCGTGCTGTCGAGCAAAGAGCGCCCCGTCGAGTTCACGCAAGAACTCGCCGCCGAGTCGGTGCAGCGCAAAGCGGTGCAGTACGATCGCGACGGCGACTCGCACTACGACGCCGCCAGCGCCCTGATCAAAAGTATCCGCGGCAGCGATCCCGACGCCGCGTTGTATTGGCTCGCTCGCATGCTGGAAGGAGGCGAAGACGTTCGCTTTCTCACGCGACGCCTGGTGATTCTGGCGAGCGAAGATGTCGGCAACGCCGATCCCCGCGCGTTGACGCTCGCCGTCTCGGCGATGCAGGCCTGCGAGTTCATCGGCCTGCCCGAGTGCCAACTCACGCTCTCCCAAACAGTCGCCTACTTGGCTTGTGCGCCCAAGTCGAACGCGGCGACGATCGCGATCGGCGAAGCGGTGCAAGATGTCCGCGAAGGACGCTTGATCCCGGTCCCGGTACATCTGCGCGACGCGCATTATCAAGGGGCGAAAACCTTGGGACATGGCGCCGACTATCAATACGCCCATAACGCCGACGATGGAGTCGCCGCCCAAGACTACCTGGGCGTCGATCGCGAATACTATCGCCCGGTCCCCCGCGGCTTTGAAGCGGAACTGGCCGAGCGGCTAAAATCGATCCGCGCGAAACTTCGCACGGCGAAAGAAACCTCCTCTCCTGCTGAGGAACCGAAAGCATGA